A genomic window from Natrinema sp. HArc-T2 includes:
- the ppsA gene encoding phosphoenolpyruvate synthase translates to MAVLWLDEIGAGDLEKVGGKGASLGELTGAGLPVPPGFVVTAGTYRSFIEEAEIDEELFAAVDVDVDDSAALADAADRAQELILETPFPDDLREEIVESYREVGNGEAFVAVRSSATAEDLPDASFAGQQETFLNVTEDELLKRVRECWASLFTQRAIYYRQEQGFDHSVVNIAVVVQQMVDAEKSGVMFTSHPSTGDPTMIIEAAWGLGEAVVSGAVSPDNYIIDRSDRSMDVTVAEKKVMHEKDEETGQTVEREVPEDKRTARVLDAEEIDELMDLGERVEDHYGEPQDVEWAIVDGDVYMLQSRPITTIDEADTDAAATADASKGVTDGSGSVQAAEASDTDAAEAGGSGDVLVDGLGSSPGTVSGPARIVTKLDDLAKVGEGDVIVTEMTMPDMVPAMKRASGIITDEGGMTSHAAIVSRELGVPAIVGTTNATTTLEDGQVVTLDGDKGAVLEGSTVEPDEETEPVEEVRPQSPVKPMTATEVKVNVSIPEAAERAAATGADGVGLLRTEHMILSLNQTPEKFIEENGTDAYITELVEGIRGVADEFYPRPVRVRTLDAPTDEFRQLEGGTDEPEEHNPMLGYRGIRRSLDRTDIFAHELEAFCRLYELGYDNVEIMFPLVNDAEDVYQAKACMKEAGIDPEKRRWGAMIETPAAALSVEEMAEAGIDFASFGTNDLTQYTLAVDRNNENVADRFDELHPSVLRLIGNVIETCREHDIDTSICGQAGSKPQMVQYLVNEGISSISANIDAVRDVQHEVKRVEQKLLLDSVR, encoded by the coding sequence ATGGCTGTACTCTGGCTGGACGAGATCGGTGCCGGCGACCTCGAGAAGGTCGGCGGGAAAGGTGCCTCCCTGGGCGAGCTTACGGGTGCGGGGCTACCCGTTCCACCGGGATTCGTCGTAACCGCCGGGACTTATCGTTCGTTTATCGAAGAAGCCGAAATCGACGAGGAACTGTTCGCAGCCGTCGACGTCGACGTCGATGACTCGGCCGCGCTGGCTGACGCTGCAGACCGCGCACAGGAACTCATCCTCGAGACGCCGTTCCCCGACGACCTTCGCGAGGAAATCGTCGAGAGCTACCGCGAGGTCGGCAACGGCGAGGCGTTCGTCGCCGTTCGATCGTCGGCGACCGCCGAAGACCTGCCCGATGCATCGTTCGCGGGCCAGCAGGAGACCTTCCTCAACGTCACCGAGGACGAGCTCCTGAAGCGCGTTCGCGAGTGCTGGGCGTCGCTGTTCACCCAGCGGGCGATCTACTACCGACAGGAACAGGGCTTCGACCACTCCGTCGTCAACATCGCGGTCGTCGTCCAGCAGATGGTCGACGCCGAGAAGTCGGGCGTGATGTTCACGAGCCACCCCTCGACCGGCGATCCAACGATGATCATCGAGGCCGCGTGGGGACTCGGCGAAGCCGTCGTCTCCGGTGCCGTCTCGCCGGACAATTACATCATCGATCGCTCGGACCGGTCGATGGACGTCACCGTCGCCGAGAAGAAGGTGATGCACGAAAAAGACGAGGAGACCGGCCAGACCGTCGAGCGCGAGGTCCCCGAGGACAAGCGAACGGCACGGGTTCTCGACGCCGAGGAGATCGACGAGCTCATGGATCTCGGCGAGCGCGTCGAGGATCACTACGGCGAGCCACAGGACGTCGAGTGGGCGATCGTCGATGGCGACGTGTACATGCTGCAGTCGCGACCGATCACGACGATCGATGAGGCCGACACCGACGCCGCGGCAACCGCCGACGCCTCGAAAGGCGTGACCGACGGCAGCGGTAGCGTTCAGGCCGCTGAGGCTAGCGACACTGACGCTGCTGAGGCGGGTGGCTCCGGCGACGTGCTTGTCGACGGACTCGGCTCGAGTCCCGGCACCGTCAGCGGTCCCGCGCGGATCGTTACCAAACTTGACGACCTCGCGAAGGTCGGCGAAGGCGACGTGATCGTCACCGAGATGACGATGCCCGATATGGTGCCCGCGATGAAACGCGCCTCGGGGATCATCACCGACGAGGGTGGCATGACCAGCCACGCCGCCATCGTCTCCCGCGAACTGGGCGTCCCCGCCATCGTCGGGACGACCAACGCGACGACCACCTTGGAAGACGGGCAGGTCGTCACGCTCGACGGAGACAAGGGTGCCGTCCTCGAGGGCTCGACGGTCGAACCCGACGAGGAGACCGAGCCGGTCGAGGAGGTCCGGCCGCAGTCGCCGGTCAAGCCGATGACCGCGACGGAGGTCAAAGTCAACGTCTCCATTCCTGAAGCCGCCGAACGCGCGGCCGCGACGGGTGCCGACGGCGTCGGCCTGCTGCGGACCGAGCACATGATCCTCTCGCTGAACCAGACCCCCGAGAAGTTCATCGAGGAAAACGGCACGGACGCCTACATCACGGAACTCGTCGAAGGCATCCGCGGCGTCGCCGACGAGTTCTATCCGCGCCCCGTCCGCGTGCGCACGCTCGACGCACCAACCGACGAGTTCCGCCAGCTCGAGGGCGGCACGGACGAACCCGAGGAACACAACCCGATGCTGGGTTACCGGGGCATCCGCCGCTCGCTCGACCGGACCGATATCTTCGCCCACGAACTCGAGGCCTTTTGCCGGCTCTACGAGCTGGGCTACGACAACGTCGAGATCATGTTCCCGCTGGTCAACGACGCCGAGGACGTCTATCAGGCCAAAGCGTGCATGAAAGAGGCCGGCATCGACCCCGAGAAGCGCCGCTGGGGAGCGATGATCGAGACGCCTGCCGCCGCGCTGTCAGTCGAGGAGATGGCCGAGGCGGGCATCGACTTCGCCTCCTTCGGGACCAACGACCTGACTCAGTATACGCTCGCGGTCGACCGGAACAACGAGAACGTCGCCGACCGCTTCGACGAACTCCACCCTTCCGTGTTGCGCCTGATCGGGAACGTCATCGAAACCTGCCGCGAACACGACATCGACACGAGCATCTGCGGGCAGGCAGGCTCCAAACCCCAGATGGTCCAGTACCTCGTCAACGAGGGAATCAGCTCCATCTCCGCGAACATCGACGCCGTCCGCGACGTCCAACACGAGGTCAAACGCGTCGAACAGAAGCTGTTGCTCGATTCGGTCCGTTAA
- a CDS encoding DUF456 domain-containing protein, which yields MSDRSDEVTESRRETATDDLLEETDRLLSESDLDVDNGSSESVGESPSASSDDTGLDSLTGFDREPDAEPAGSSDTDSSRSWLSPLTSRLSPGRYFSPKEYIALVLLLGAGLLAGATVLPIAGRVIGTFLTAFSIGLVASKRRYLEMTTAGVSVGAVAAVLNNAILTVAGSGQTLVTIGATVGVLAAVGGYYFGRDLRDGLGRDLE from the coding sequence ATGAGCGACCGCTCGGACGAGGTGACCGAGAGCCGGCGGGAGACCGCCACTGACGACCTCCTCGAGGAGACGGATCGTCTGCTCTCGGAGTCGGATCTCGACGTTGATAACGGATCGTCCGAGTCCGTGGGGGAATCACCGAGCGCGTCGAGCGACGACACGGGCCTGGATTCGCTCACTGGGTTCGATCGCGAGCCGGATGCCGAACCCGCTGGGTCCTCGGACACCGACTCGTCTCGCTCGTGGCTCTCGCCGCTGACGTCACGACTCTCACCCGGGCGCTACTTCTCGCCGAAGGAGTACATCGCGCTCGTGCTCTTGCTCGGTGCCGGGTTACTAGCCGGGGCAACCGTGCTGCCGATCGCCGGGCGTGTGATCGGCACGTTCCTCACCGCCTTTTCCATCGGGCTGGTCGCGTCGAAGCGGCGCTATCTCGAGATGACGACCGCTGGCGTCTCCGTCGGTGCGGTTGCAGCCGTCCTCAACAATGCGATCCTCACCGTGGCCGGCTCCGGCCAGACGCTCGTCACCATCGGCGCGACCGTGGGGGTTCTCGCCGCGGTCGGGGGCTACTACTTCGGTCGCGATCTGCGTGACGGACTGGGCCGCGATCTCGAGTGA
- a CDS encoding ArsR family transcriptional regulator: MDSAALLDLLGNENRRRILRLLARKPCYVTEISDYLGVSPKAVIEHLRKLEEAGLIESHVDDQRRKYFHIARNVRLEVTVSPYGFASKSAYPANNSFDITACRHLSLDVAWDETDDLDDLLAVLEELEQLENELSLAQRWVQGRLSDVLDRISETVGAGSESRIYADLLASIRTEPKSVGELSEDLGAPREVVADLLEVMADNGVVRRTEQGWELTTNGYNSE, from the coding sequence ATGGACTCCGCCGCGCTGTTGGATTTACTCGGGAACGAAAACCGAAGACGAATCCTTCGGTTGCTCGCCCGCAAGCCGTGTTACGTCACCGAAATATCTGATTACCTCGGCGTGAGTCCCAAGGCGGTCATCGAACACCTGCGGAAACTCGAGGAAGCGGGGCTGATCGAGAGCCACGTCGACGACCAGCGACGGAAGTACTTTCACATCGCCCGTAACGTCAGACTCGAGGTGACCGTCTCTCCCTATGGCTTCGCGAGCAAGAGCGCCTATCCGGCCAACAACAGTTTCGATATCACGGCCTGCCGACACCTCTCGCTCGACGTCGCCTGGGACGAGACGGACGATCTCGACGACTTACTCGCCGTCCTCGAAGAGCTCGAGCAACTCGAAAACGAACTCTCGCTGGCCCAGCGGTGGGTGCAAGGCCGACTGTCCGACGTGCTCGATCGCATCTCCGAGACCGTCGGAGCCGGCTCGGAAAGCCGGATCTACGCCGACCTGCTTGCGAGTATTCGGACAGAGCCCAAATCGGTCGGCGAGCTCAGTGAGGACCTCGGCGCACCACGCGAGGTCGTCGCCGACTTACTCGAGGTAATGGCCGACAACGGTGTCGTTCGCCGGACCGAACAGGGTTGGGAGCTGACGACGAACGGGTACAACAGCGAGTGA
- a CDS encoding DUF5802 family protein — MFEVFSRGYYLGRLYVTPTDGDRALMHSEQHERINEEVYATGDGLERLDTPLVMKLETRHFPVHGADDVPTNTLALPESMLEGTSVRNPPSLQEVFLARRERARQLLALAGT, encoded by the coding sequence ATGTTCGAGGTGTTCTCTCGAGGCTACTATCTCGGACGGCTCTACGTGACCCCGACCGACGGGGACCGCGCACTCATGCACAGCGAGCAACACGAGCGGATCAACGAGGAGGTGTACGCGACCGGTGACGGACTCGAGCGACTCGATACCCCACTGGTGATGAAACTCGAGACGCGCCATTTCCCGGTTCACGGCGCCGACGACGTCCCGACGAACACGCTCGCATTACCAGAATCGATGCTCGAGGGAACCAGCGTTCGGAATCCCCCCTCGCTTCAGGAGGTGTTTCTGGCCCGGCGCGAACGCGCCCGTCAGTTGCTCGCGCTTGCCGGAACCTAA
- a CDS encoding Vms1/Ankzf1 family peptidyl-tRNA hydrolase yields MLDELLGRASLKQRIDELEAETERLRKRYQAEAERRAEAATARQEVEERNNRLEDRIAQLEGELERLEADETGLDVRRREQLRGARLKDVLDRLASVRTGPEGALTLGVDDGVPDAVRDDLADVLGERLALIDEAAPCLCCVDDAGLLAVTLDPPLSPDVDATWRDRFELERDWFLPTGRHAVALVRTDLFAFGVYEGDERIDYRGFESDVKGSHSKGGFSQARFERLRDGQIDDHLERCRDALSAYEAGGERAETPLVLVGQRGIVDTLVDESGLEPTATTAVDATGDPEPALADAVRSFWTTELQVL; encoded by the coding sequence ATGCTCGACGAGTTGCTCGGTCGCGCGTCGCTCAAGCAGCGTATCGACGAGCTCGAGGCGGAAACCGAGCGGTTGCGAAAGCGCTACCAGGCTGAGGCCGAACGCCGGGCTGAGGCTGCCACCGCCCGACAGGAGGTCGAAGAGCGTAACAATCGGCTCGAGGACCGCATCGCCCAACTCGAGGGTGAACTCGAGCGCCTCGAAGCCGACGAAACGGGACTCGATGTCCGACGCCGCGAGCAGCTCCGCGGAGCCCGGCTCAAGGACGTCCTCGACCGACTGGCGTCGGTTCGAACGGGGCCAGAGGGGGCGCTGACCCTCGGCGTCGACGACGGAGTACCCGACGCCGTCCGCGACGACCTCGCGGACGTCCTCGGCGAGCGACTCGCGCTCATCGACGAGGCCGCGCCGTGTCTCTGCTGTGTCGACGATGCCGGTCTGCTCGCGGTGACGCTCGACCCGCCGCTCTCCCCCGATGTCGATGCCACGTGGCGCGATCGATTCGAACTCGAGCGCGACTGGTTCCTGCCGACCGGTCGCCACGCGGTCGCGTTAGTCCGGACCGACCTGTTCGCCTTCGGCGTCTACGAGGGCGACGAACGGATCGACTACCGCGGCTTCGAAAGCGACGTCAAAGGAAGCCACTCGAAGGGCGGCTTCTCACAGGCACGCTTCGAGCGGCTCCGCGACGGGCAGATCGACGATCACCTCGAGCGCTGCCGCGACGCACTGTCAGCGTACGAAGCCGGCGGTGAACGCGCCGAGACGCCGCTCGTACTCGTGGGCCAGCGTGGGATCGTCGACACGCTCGTCGACGAATCGGGACTCGAGCCGACCGCGACGACCGCCGTCGATGCGACCGGTGACCCGGAGCCGGCGCTTGCTGATGCCGTCCGCTCGTTCTGGACGACGGAGTTGCAGGTCCTGTGA
- a CDS encoding DUF1611 domain-containing protein translates to MRVAILAHEKFPDNAKTALGILRYADHDVVSVLDRTADGHRVSDFVPDVQDAPIVAGMDAIEPDDIDALVIGIAPIGGGFDESWRDDVRTALEYGCDVISGLHYFLEDDEEFAQLAAENDCELWDVRNPPEDLTVAEGVADEVDAEVILTVGTDCSTGKMTTTMELARDARAAGHDAAVIPTGQTGIMIEGWGNPIDRVVSDFTAGAVEEMITEKGDEHDYLFVEGQGSIVHPAYSAVTLGILHGSMADKLVLCHNAGQEAIHGYESFELPSISTYVDLYENVAAPVADSDVVAGALNTSALEDDEAARDAVDEYADRLDAPATDVIRFGTDELLDELL, encoded by the coding sequence ATGCGTGTTGCAATTCTCGCCCACGAGAAGTTCCCCGACAACGCGAAAACCGCACTCGGTATCCTCCGCTATGCTGACCACGATGTCGTCTCAGTCCTCGATCGGACGGCCGACGGCCACCGCGTCTCCGATTTCGTCCCCGACGTACAGGATGCACCGATCGTCGCCGGGATGGATGCCATAGAGCCCGACGACATCGATGCCTTGGTGATCGGCATCGCACCGATCGGCGGCGGCTTTGACGAGAGCTGGCGCGACGACGTTCGAACGGCACTCGAGTACGGCTGTGACGTGATCTCGGGACTGCACTACTTCCTCGAAGACGACGAGGAGTTCGCCCAACTGGCTGCCGAGAACGACTGCGAGCTCTGGGACGTGCGGAACCCACCCGAAGACCTCACAGTCGCCGAGGGTGTGGCCGACGAGGTCGACGCCGAGGTCATCCTCACCGTCGGCACCGACTGCTCGACCGGCAAGATGACGACGACGATGGAACTGGCTCGCGATGCTCGCGCGGCCGGCCACGACGCCGCCGTGATCCCGACCGGCCAGACGGGCATCATGATCGAAGGCTGGGGGAACCCGATCGACCGCGTCGTCAGCGACTTCACTGCGGGTGCGGTCGAGGAGATGATCACAGAGAAAGGCGACGAGCACGACTACCTGTTCGTCGAGGGGCAGGGCAGCATCGTCCACCCGGCGTACTCGGCGGTCACGCTCGGCATCCTCCACGGGTCGATGGCCGACAAACTCGTGCTCTGTCACAACGCCGGCCAAGAGGCGATCCATGGCTACGAGTCGTTCGAGCTGCCGTCGATTTCGACGTACGTCGACCTCTACGAGAACGTCGCCGCCCCGGTCGCGGACAGTGACGTCGTCGCCGGCGCGCTGAACACGTCCGCCCTCGAGGACGACGAGGCAGCCCGCGACGCCGTCGACGAGTATGCCGATCGGCTCGATGCGCCCGCGACTGACGTGATCCGCTTTGGAACCGACGAGCTCCTCGACGAACTCCTATGA
- a CDS encoding dipeptide epimerase: MSLETAFEQRSLPLEYPFGIARGTTTESEAVFVRIEDDEGRVGTGAGTPSSHYGETTATVTAVLPDLLSVVEDVGDPHQLERIERRMRETVRKNPAARTAVSIALHDLVAKRLEVPLYRYWGLDPDRTLETSYTIGIDDTETMREKTETALERGYSTLKVKLGTDRDLEIIETIRSVATDVRLFVDANEAWTPREAVAKIERLADYDLAFVEQPVPAEDPEGLQFVSERSPLPIAADESCVTLADIPQIADRCDIANLKLMKCGGLLEAKRMIHTARAHGLEVMCGCMTESNASIAAACHLAPLLDYADLDGPLLLADDPADGVPMPDGRIDLAGLERPGTGAVLGSAFD; this comes from the coding sequence ATGAGCCTCGAGACCGCGTTCGAACAGCGCTCGCTGCCCCTCGAGTACCCGTTCGGCATCGCTCGCGGCACGACGACTGAGTCCGAAGCCGTCTTCGTCCGAATCGAAGACGACGAGGGCCGAGTCGGCACCGGCGCTGGCACACCGTCGTCACACTACGGCGAGACCACAGCGACCGTCACTGCCGTCTTACCCGACCTGCTGTCGGTCGTCGAGGACGTCGGTGATCCCCACCAGCTCGAGCGGATCGAGCGCCGCATGCGCGAGACGGTCCGCAAGAATCCGGCTGCTCGGACCGCGGTGAGTATCGCGCTCCACGATCTCGTCGCCAAACGGCTCGAAGTTCCGCTCTACCGCTACTGGGGGCTCGACCCCGACCGGACCCTCGAGACGTCCTACACCATCGGAATCGATGACACGGAGACGATGCGCGAGAAGACGGAAACGGCGCTCGAACGTGGCTACTCAACGCTGAAGGTCAAACTGGGCACTGATCGCGACCTCGAGATCATCGAGACGATCCGGTCGGTCGCCACCGACGTTCGGCTGTTCGTCGACGCGAACGAGGCCTGGACGCCCCGCGAAGCCGTCGCCAAGATCGAGCGGTTGGCAGACTACGACCTGGCGTTCGTCGAACAGCCGGTTCCCGCCGAGGACCCGGAGGGGTTGCAGTTCGTCTCCGAACGGTCACCGCTGCCGATCGCCGCCGACGAATCCTGTGTCACGCTCGCGGACATCCCACAGATCGCGGATCGCTGTGACATCGCGAACCTGAAGCTGATGAAATGCGGCGGCCTGCTCGAGGCCAAGCGGATGATCCACACTGCCCGCGCTCACGGCCTCGAAGTGATGTGTGGTTGTATGACCGAGTCGAACGCCTCGATCGCGGCGGCCTGTCATCTCGCGCCGCTGCTGGACTACGCCGACCTCGACGGTCCGCTGCTGTTGGCCGACGATCCCGCAGACGGTGTCCCGATGCCCGACGGTCGGATCGACCTCGCCGGCCTCGAGCGCCCCGGAACCGGTGCCGTCCTTGGGTCTGCATTCGACTGA
- a CDS encoding segregation/condensation protein A, producing the protein MTDDEIPLNITGHEERDRPGESPRSDANSADEADDAVLEFTDGETGATDEGDEDEETVEPVELLVQLAEDGEIDPWDIDVVRVTDKFLEAIDEVDLRTSGRALFYASVLLRMKSDELFATDEPDEEELPPWEAPFADDGPMDAEGSDQSHPPGFDPVENLEDEMERRLERKHARGKPETLDELVRELRTAERDSRWKESRSYDTSDSPSGYDRGVQELNYHSGDDFRVDDEPTSDDVTHTTHEEDIEAVIDDVEAELEAHYERGRDEVLYAEIDAAGGSRVMTYLALLFLAHRGRVTLEQDDLFGDLWVKEATVESDAGEAIAD; encoded by the coding sequence ATGACTGACGACGAGATTCCGCTGAACATCACAGGCCACGAGGAGCGCGACCGCCCCGGCGAGTCGCCGCGATCCGACGCGAACAGCGCGGACGAGGCGGACGACGCGGTCCTCGAGTTCACTGATGGCGAAACTGGGGCAACGGACGAGGGAGACGAGGACGAAGAAACGGTCGAGCCGGTCGAACTGCTCGTTCAACTCGCGGAAGACGGCGAGATCGACCCGTGGGATATCGACGTCGTCCGTGTCACGGACAAGTTCCTCGAGGCGATCGACGAGGTCGACCTGCGGACGTCGGGACGAGCACTGTTCTACGCGAGCGTCCTCCTGCGGATGAAAAGCGACGAGCTGTTCGCGACCGACGAGCCCGACGAGGAGGAGCTCCCGCCGTGGGAAGCCCCTTTCGCCGACGACGGGCCGATGGACGCCGAGGGCAGCGACCAGAGCCACCCGCCGGGGTTCGACCCCGTCGAGAACCTCGAGGACGAGATGGAACGCCGTCTCGAGCGCAAGCACGCCCGCGGCAAGCCGGAGACGCTGGACGAACTCGTGCGCGAGCTCCGGACTGCAGAACGCGACAGCCGGTGGAAGGAATCCCGCAGTTACGACACGAGCGACTCCCCGTCGGGGTACGACCGGGGCGTCCAGGAGTTGAACTACCACTCGGGCGACGATTTCCGAGTCGACGACGAGCCAACCAGCGACGACGTCACCCACACGACTCACGAGGAGGACATCGAAGCGGTCATCGACGACGTCGAGGCCGAACTCGAGGCCCACTACGAGCGGGGCCGCGACGAAGTGCTGTACGCCGAGATCGACGCCGCCGGTGGCTCGCGTGTGATGACGTATCTCGCATTGCTCTTTTTGGCTCATCGGGGTCGGGTGACCCTCGAGCAGGACGACCTGTTCGGCGACCTCTGGGTGAAAGAGGCGACGGTGGAGTCGGATGCGGGCGAAGCGATCGCTGACTGA